In Solanum pennellii chromosome 7, SPENNV200, the following are encoded in one genomic region:
- the LOC107026335 gene encoding transcription factor ILR3, translated as MVSPESTNWLYDYGFEDSCVPDSNFSASASGFNWSVQNLNGSRNVSSEIDGSIGESDCPKESGSKKRARVESCAPTSSKACREKLRRDRLNDKFMELGALLEPGRPPKTDKSAILVDAVRLVTQLRDEAQKLKDSNLNLQEKIKELKVEKTELRDEKQRLKAEKEKLEQQLKTTSAQPSYLPPAIPSAFAAHGQFPGSKLVPIMSYPGVAMWQFMPPAAVDTSQDHVLRPPVA; from the exons ATGGTTTCACCGGAGAGTACCAACTGGCTTTATGATTACGGGTTTGAAGATAGTTGCGTCCCTGATTCGAATTTCTCAGCTTCTGCATCTGGGTTTAACTGGTCTGTGCAGAATTTGAATGGTTCAAGGAATGTTAG TTCTGAAATCGATGGGTCGATTGGTGAATCAGATTGCCCCAAGGAAAGTGGTTCTAAGAAACG GGCAAGGGTTGAATCATGTGCTCCAACAAGTTCCAAAGCTTGCAGAGAGAAACTGCGAAGAGATAGGCTGAATGACAA GTTCATGGAATTGGGTGCACTCCTTGAGCCTGGAAGACCCCCTAAAACAGACAAATCCGCTATTCTTGTTGATGCTGTTCGCTTGGTGACCCAGTTACGTGATGAAGCTCAAAAGTTGAAAGATTCAAACTTGAATCTGCAAGAAAAGATCAAGGAGTTAAAG GTTGAGAAAACCGAGCTTCGAGATGAAAAACAGAGGCTGAAAGCTGAAAAGGAGAAGCTAGAGCAACAACTAAAGACTACAAGTGCACAGCCTAGTTACTTGCCTCCTGCTATACCTTCTGCATTTGCTGCTCATGGTCAATTTCCAGGAAGCAAGCTGGTGCCAATCATGAGTTACCCTGGTGTCGCAATGTGGCAATTCATGCCTCCTGCTGCTGTTGATACTTCACAGGACCACGTCCTCCGTCCTCCAGTTGCTTAA
- the LOC107024439 gene encoding probable galacturonosyltransferase 12, with the protein MQLHISPSLRHVTVLPAKGFKEFIKVKVGSKRLSYRMVFYCLLFLTFLLRFVFVLTAIDTIDGERKCSTLGCLGKKIGPRILGKRLESTVPEVIYRVLEEPSDQTDTQTRPESPQTLEEFIAEMKDGRPDAKTFAVKLKAMVTQLEERTRTAKIQEYLYRHVASSSIPKQLHCLALKLAHEHSTNSNARLQLPSPELVPALVDNSYFHFVLASDNILAASVVASSLVQNFIRPEKIVLHIITDRKTYAPMQAWFSLHPLTPAVIEVKGLHHFDWFTKGKVPVMEAMEKDQKARSQFRGGSSAIVANKTEKPKIIAAKLQALSPKYNSLMNHIRIHLPELFPSLDKIVFLDDDIVVQTDLSPLWDIDMNGKVNGAVETCRGEDKYVMSKRFKSYLNFSHPLIAEHFDPSECAWAYGMNIFDLEEWRKTNISHTYYYWLQQNLKSDLSLWQLGTLPPGLIAFHGHVHTIDPFWHMLGLGYQDNTTLAEAQSAGVIHFNGRAKPWLDIAFPQLRPLWTKYINFSDKLIKSCHIRAS; encoded by the exons ATGCAGCTTCACATATCACCAAGTTTAAGGCATGTTACTGTTCTGCCTGCTAAAGGTTTCAAGGAGTTCATTAAAGTTAAAGTTGGCTCCAAAAGATTATCGTATCGTATGGTGTTCTACTGCCTTCTGTTCCTTACATTCTTGCTCCGGTTTGTCTTCGTGTTAACAGCTATAGATACTATTGATGGAGAACGAAAATGTTCGACCTTAG GTTGCTTGGGAAAAAAAATTGGACCAAGGATTTTGGGGAAACGTCTTGAATCAACT GTTCCCGAGGTGATATATCGAGTATTGGAGGAACCTTCAGACCAAACTGATACACAAACAAGGCCTGAATCTCCTCAAACATTAGAAGAATTTATTGCAGAAATGAAGGATGGAAGACCAGATGCGAAAACCTTTGCTGTCAAGCTTAAAGCTATG GTCACTCAGCTAGAAGAGAGGACTAGAACTGCCAAAATCCAAGAATATTTGTATCGTCATGTGGCATCTAGTAGCATCCCGAAACAGCTGCACTGCCTTGCTCTCAAGCTAGCACATGAGCATTCCACCAATTCCAATGCCCGTCTCCAGTTACCATCGCCTGAGCTTGTCCCCGCTCTTGTTGATAACTCTTACTTCCATTTCGTCCTTGCCTCTGACAATATTCTTGCTGCTTCTGTCGTTGCATCATCACTCGTGCAAAATTTCATCCGGCCTGAAAAGATAGTTCTTCACATTATCACAGATAGGAAAACATATGCACCTATGCAAGCTTGGTTTTCGTTGCATCCTTTAACACCTGCTGTCATTGAGGTTAAAGGGTTGCATCATTTCGATTGGTTCACGAAGGGGAAAGTCCCGGTTATGGAAGCTATGGAGAAAGACCAAAAAGCCAGGTCACAGTTCAGAGGAGGGTCATCAGCAATTGTAGCAAACAAAACTGAGAAACCTAAAATCATTGCAGCAAAATTACAAGCCCTCAGTCCCAAATATAACTCACTGATGAATCACATAAGGATACATTTGCCCGAG CTATTTCCCAGCCTGGATAAGATAGTGTTCCTGGACGATGACATTGTTGTTCAAACGGATCTTTCACCTCTATGGGACATCGACATGAATGGAAAGGTGAACGGGGCAGTTGAGACATGCAGGGGAGAGGACAAGTATGTCATGTCAAAGCGATTCAAAAGCTATTTAAACTTTTCTCATCCATTGATAGCAGAACACTTCGATCCAAGTGAATGCGCGTGGGCCTATGGCATGAACATTTTCGATCTAGAAGAATGGAGGAAAACAAATATAAGTCACACATACTACTACTGGCTTCAACAG AACTTGAAATCAGACCTAAGTTTGTGGCAGCTAGGTACATTACCTCCTGGTCTAATCGCATTTCATGGACACGTACACACCATTGATCCTTTCTGGCACATGCTAGGACTCGGGTACCAAGACAATACAACCTTAGCAGAAGCTCAAAGTGCTGGTGTGATTCACTTCAATGGTCGAGCTAAACCTTGGCTCGATATAGCATTCCCACAACTTCGACCATTGTGGACTAAATACATTAACTTCTCTGATAAACTTATCAAAAGTTGTCATATTAGAGCGTCTTGA
- the LOC107026162 gene encoding autophagy-related protein 18f — protein MIRRVENRSFKNQKMRNDEQKPPLEGGNVALGRNKNGVFPASFRALSKIVSSGASTVASTVKSAASAIAERDNESTHDQVLWAGFDKLECEGGTTRQILLLGCRYGFQVWDVEDGDNVYNLVSRHDGPVSFVQVLPKLIASKNCDDKFSVNRPMLILCADVSFSGGSSSGERTETPCNGTFQHYNNQARTTFVPTVVWFFSMRSHSYVHQLRFRTVVHLVRCSSRVIAILQAAQIHCFDAATLEREYTIVTNPVVTGFPVSGNIGVGPLAVGPRWIAYSGSPVSVSNSGRVNPQHLTPSSSFPSPAPNGSLVAHYAKESSRQIAAGIVTLGDMGYKKLSRYYSELRPDGNCSQPGNVCVKLSGAPNGHFQDADSVGTVIVRDIVSKTLIAQFRAHKSPIAALCFDPSTTLLVTASVQGHNINVFRIMPGLSESTCATDPGSSYVHLYRLQRGLTNAVIQDISFSNDSRWIMISSSRGTSHLFAVSPSGGSVDFHTSDARRSACVNSSGVMAKPAVQRAVNSQQSIGGSGSPVTLSAVGRIRSGGNGWKNTLSGAAAAATGNVSSLSGSIASAFQYYNKNHNQYTDPAFLKLNYHLLVFSSPGCVIQYSLRMCSGLDSLTTTTPVVATTYESGVEGDTRLVVDAIQKWNICQKQNRKERGGNMDIYGEFGDSDNSKIFPERMKVENGLYSKISNTTTEEKRSSDERHHMYISEVELEMHKRQISLWAKPEIYFQSFVADEVKIGDVYAFGGETEIEEFPTHLVEARSKDLVPVFDFIQASKTQPGRVSVNSDNSQQSLPRLEVSNNCNLMANGVDELHHSMNGPRSEVHCGREVNGLDGLPMTSQTANGFVNSSESPKADAELDFVNNMKFVNNNLDGAALEDHFEDEVDGVD, from the exons ATGATCAGAAGAGTAGAGAATAGGAGTTTTAAGAATCAGAAAATGAGGAATGATGAGCAGAAACCACCTCTTGAAGGCGGGAATGTTGCGTTAGGAAGGAACAAAAATGGTGTTTTTCCGGCTTCATTTCGAGCTTTATCTAAGATTGTGTCATCTGGTGCTTCGACTGTTGCTTCCACAGTTAAATCAGCTGCTTCGGCTATTGCGGAAAGGGATAACGAGTCAACCCATGATCAG GTTCTCTGGGCTGGGTTTGACAAGTTGGAATGTGAGGGAGGCACAACTAGACAAATTTTGCTCCTGGGGTGTCGTTATGGCTTCCAGGTTTGGGATGTTGAAGATGGTGATAATGTGTACAACTTGGTTTCCCGGCATGACGGCCCTGTTTCTTTCGTTCAAGTGTTACCAAAACTAATAGCATCGAAGAATTGTGATGACAAATTTTCTGTTAATCGCCCAATGTTGATACTTTGTGCCGATGTATCTTTTTCTGGTGGTAGTAGCAGTGGGGAGAGAACAGAAACTCCTTGTAATGGAACGTTCCAACATTATAATAACCAAGCAAGAACCACGTTTGTGCCAACTGTTGTTTGGTTTTTTTCCATGAGATCTCACTCTTACGTGCATCAACTGAGATTCAGAACAGTTGTTCACTTGGTGAGGTGCAGCTCCCGAGTGATTGCAATCTTACAAGCAGCTCAG ATACACTGTTTTGATGCTGCAACTCTAGAGAGGGAATATACTATTGTCACTAATCCTGTTGTCACGGGGTTTCCTGTGTCTGGAAACATAGGTGTGGGACCTCTTGCAGTAGGTCCCAGGTGGATAGCATATAGTGGAAGTCCAGTTTCAGTTTCCAATTCTGGTCGAGTTAATCCACAGCACCTTACTCCTTCTTCTAGTTTCCCAAGTCCAGCGCCAAATGGCAGCCTTGTCGCTCATTATGCAAAGGAATCAAGCAGGCAAATTGCTGCTGGTATTGTGACTTTAGGGGACATGGGGTACAAGAAGCTGTCAAGGTACTATTCTGAGTTGCGACCAGATGGTAATTGTTCTCAGCCTGGGAATGTTTGTGTAAAGTTATCAGGAGCTCCTAATGGTCATTTTCAAGACGCAGACAGTGTTGGAACG GTCATAGTCAGGGACATTGTCAGCAAAACTCTTATTGCTCAGTTTAGGGCACATAAAAGTCCTATTGCAGCTTTGTGCTTTGATCCTAGCACTACTCTTCTGGTGACTGCTTCAGTTCAAGGTCATAACATCAATGTATTTCGGATAATGCCTGGACTATCTGAAAGTACTTGTGCTACTGATCCTGGATCTTCTTATGTCCATCTATATAGGCTGCAGCGTGGACTGACTAACGCG GTCATACAAGACATAAGTTTTAGTAACGATAGCCGGTGGATTATGATAAGTTCTTCCAGAGGAACTAGCCATCTTTTTGCGGTATCTCCTTCAGGTGGATCAGTTGATTTTCACACATCTGATGCACGTCGTAGTGCTTGCGTTAATAGCTCTGGGGTGATGGCAAAGCCTGCAGTTCAGAGGGCTGTAAATTCTCAACAAAGCATTGGTGGATCTGGTTCACCTGTGACACTTTCTGCTGTTGGCCGGATAAGGAGTGGAGGTAATGGTTGGAAAAATACTCTAAGTggtgctgctgctgctgctactGGAAACGTGAGCTCTCTATCTGGGTCCATTGCTTCAGCTTTTCAATACTACAACAAAAACCATAACCAATATACAGATCCAGcctttctaaaattaaattatcacCTGCTGGTTTTTTCTTCCCCTGGCTGCGTGATACAATATTCTTTACGGATGTGTTCTGGCCTAGATTCTCTTACAACCACCACTCCTGTGGTGGCCACAACATATGAGTCAGGCGTTGAAGGTGATACAAGATTAGTCGTAGATGCAATACAGAAGTGGAATATTTGCCAGAAACAGAATCGCAAAGAACGAGGTGGTAATATGGATATATATGGTGAATTTGGAGATTCTGATAACAGTAAAATATTTCCTGAACGAATGAAGGTAGAAAATGGTCTCTATTCCAAGATTAGCAATACAACCacagaagaaaagagaagttcTGATGAAAGACATCATATGTATATATCCGAAGTGGAGCTTGAAATGCATAAACGTCAGATTTCACTGTGGGCAAAACCAGAG ATCTATTTTCAATCATTTGTTGCAGATGAGGTTAAGATAGGCGATGTTTATGCTTTTGGAGGAGAGACTGAGATAGAAGAATTTCCAACTCATTTAGTCGAGGCGAGATCAAAAGATTTAGTCCCAGTTTTTGATTTCATTCAAGCTTCCAAGACCCAACCAGGGAG GGTATCTGTTAACAGTGACAATAGCCAACAGTCACTTCCTAGGCTGGAGGTCTCCAATAACTGCAATCTTATGGCTAATGGTGTTGATGAATTGCATCATTCCATGAATGGTCCCAGGAGCGAAGTTCACTGCGGCCGAGAAGTAAATGGGTTGGATGGTCTTCCAATGACCAGTCAAACTGCTAATGGCTTTGTAAATAGTAGTGAGAGCCCTAAAGCGGATGCCGAGCTAGATTTTGTAAATAACATGAAGTTTGTAAATAATAACCTAGATGGCGCAGCATTGGAGGATCATTTCGAAGATGAAGTTGACGGCGTTGATTAA
- the LOC107025661 gene encoding U4/U6 small nuclear ribonucleoprotein Prp31 homolog isoform X2 produces MRIKELLPSAIIMVVSVTASTTSGKPLPEDVLQRTLEACDRTLALDSSKKKVVDFVESRMSTIAPNLCGVVGSAVAAKLMCCAGGLSLLANMPADNVRSLGGKRKNLAGFSTANASRFCYIEETDVYQSTPPSLRVKVCRILANKAILAARMDLSKAGMFSFKEEICKKIEKLQELPPARLPKPLPVPDFRSKKQRGGIRHRKRKDVYQVTEAQKMRNRVKFGSPEESSLGDGLGVGYGMLGQAGSGKLLVSARQNKKKAKINKVKSYGSSGSGLMSSSFAFTPVQGIELSNPQAYSDGTQSTYFSETGTFSKIKRQKSVFDV; encoded by the exons ATGCGAATAAAG GAATTGTTACCTTCAGCTATTATCATGGTTGTTTCTGTTACGGCGTCAACTACTAGTGGCAAGCCGTTGCCGGAGGATGTTTTGCAGAGGACATTGGAAGCATGTGATAGAACCCTAGCTCTTGATTCATCGAAGAAGAAGGTCGTTGATTTTGTTGAGAGTCGAATGAGTACTATTGCTCCTAATCTGTGTGGTGTTGTTGGTAGTGCAGTTGCTGCGAAACTAATGTGTTGTGCTGGTGGTTTATCGTTGTTGGCGAATATGCCTGCTGATAATGTGAGGAGTCTGGGTGGTAAAAGGAAGAATTTAGCAGGGTTTTCCACAGCTAATGCTTCGCGATTTTGTTATATTGAGGAAACAGATGTATATCAGAGTACACCTCCTTCGTTGAGGGTGAAAGTTTGTAGGATTTTGGCGAATAAAGCTATTCTAGCAGCACGAATGGACTTGAGCAAAGCTGGAATGTTCAGTTTTAAGGAAGAGATTTGTAAAAAGATAGAGAAATTGCAAGAGTTACCTCCTGCAAGGCTGCCAAAGCCTCTTCCAGTTCCTGATTTTAGGTCTAAGAAGCAGAGAGGTGGTATTCGGCATAGAAAGAGGAAAGATGTATATCAGGTTACAGAGGCGCAGAAGATGAGGAATAGGGTGAAGTTTGGGTCACCTGAAGAAAGCTCGTTAGGGGATGGATTAGGGGTGGGCTATGGTATGCTTGGTCAGGCTGGAAGTGGCAAGTTGCTTGTATCAGCTCGTCAGAACAAGAAAAAAGCAAAGATTAACAAGGTGAAGAGTTATGGAAGCAGTGGATCAGGCCTGATGAGTTCGAGTTTTGCCTTCACACCAGTACAAGGGATTGAGCTATCGAATCCTCAGGCATATTCGGATGGAACTCAAAGCACCTATTTTTCTGAGACAGGAACATTTTCGAAGATTAAGAGACAAAAGTCCGTTTTTGATGTTTGA
- the LOC107025661 gene encoding U4/U6 small nuclear ribonucleoprotein Prp31 homolog isoform X1, with protein MYRLKFPELDSLVNHPVDYARVVKKIGNETDLTLVDLQELLPSAIIMVVSVTASTTSGKPLPEDVLQRTLEACDRTLALDSSKKKVVDFVESRMSTIAPNLCGVVGSAVAAKLMCCAGGLSLLANMPADNVRSLGGKRKNLAGFSTANASRFCYIEETDVYQSTPPSLRVKVCRILANKAILAARMDLSKAGMFSFKEEICKKIEKLQELPPARLPKPLPVPDFRSKKQRGGIRHRKRKDVYQVTEAQKMRNRVKFGSPEESSLGDGLGVGYGMLGQAGSGKLLVSARQNKKKAKINKVKSYGSSGSGLMSSSFAFTPVQGIELSNPQAYSDGTQSTYFSETGTFSKIKRQKSVFDV; from the coding sequence ATGTATAGATTGAAGTTTCCTGAGTTAGATTCACTTGTTAATCATCCAGTTGATTATGCTAGGGTTGTTAAAAAAATTGGGAATGAAACGGATCTGACTCTTGTTGATTTGCAGGAATTGTTACCTTCAGCTATTATCATGGTTGTTTCTGTTACGGCGTCAACTACTAGTGGCAAGCCGTTGCCGGAGGATGTTTTGCAGAGGACATTGGAAGCATGTGATAGAACCCTAGCTCTTGATTCATCGAAGAAGAAGGTCGTTGATTTTGTTGAGAGTCGAATGAGTACTATTGCTCCTAATCTGTGTGGTGTTGTTGGTAGTGCAGTTGCTGCGAAACTAATGTGTTGTGCTGGTGGTTTATCGTTGTTGGCGAATATGCCTGCTGATAATGTGAGGAGTCTGGGTGGTAAAAGGAAGAATTTAGCAGGGTTTTCCACAGCTAATGCTTCGCGATTTTGTTATATTGAGGAAACAGATGTATATCAGAGTACACCTCCTTCGTTGAGGGTGAAAGTTTGTAGGATTTTGGCGAATAAAGCTATTCTAGCAGCACGAATGGACTTGAGCAAAGCTGGAATGTTCAGTTTTAAGGAAGAGATTTGTAAAAAGATAGAGAAATTGCAAGAGTTACCTCCTGCAAGGCTGCCAAAGCCTCTTCCAGTTCCTGATTTTAGGTCTAAGAAGCAGAGAGGTGGTATTCGGCATAGAAAGAGGAAAGATGTATATCAGGTTACAGAGGCGCAGAAGATGAGGAATAGGGTGAAGTTTGGGTCACCTGAAGAAAGCTCGTTAGGGGATGGATTAGGGGTGGGCTATGGTATGCTTGGTCAGGCTGGAAGTGGCAAGTTGCTTGTATCAGCTCGTCAGAACAAGAAAAAAGCAAAGATTAACAAGGTGAAGAGTTATGGAAGCAGTGGATCAGGCCTGATGAGTTCGAGTTTTGCCTTCACACCAGTACAAGGGATTGAGCTATCGAATCCTCAGGCATATTCGGATGGAACTCAAAGCACCTATTTTTCTGAGACAGGAACATTTTCGAAGATTAAGAGACAAAAGTCCGTTTTTGATGTTTGA